In a genomic window of Demequina muriae:
- a CDS encoding CGNR zinc finger domain-containing protein → MPFAHDTIEALESAAFLANSELEPDTLVAAEALDAFLVDFGYTGPPARPGDLELVRGIRTRLRALFTASRDEAVPLVNAILAEQSALPQLVRHGDVDWHIHATSDDRPLHERILVETAMAMIDVIRADEMSRFGRCEMEDCDGIVLDLSRNRSRKYCSVTCTNRAAQAAYRARQADDES, encoded by the coding sequence ATGCCGTTCGCACATGACACGATCGAGGCCCTGGAGTCCGCGGCGTTCCTCGCGAACTCGGAGCTGGAACCCGACACCCTGGTGGCGGCGGAAGCGCTCGACGCCTTCCTCGTGGACTTCGGATACACGGGCCCGCCGGCGCGGCCAGGCGACCTCGAGCTGGTGCGCGGCATCCGGACTCGACTGCGCGCACTGTTCACCGCGAGCAGGGACGAGGCGGTCCCGCTGGTGAACGCGATCCTCGCGGAGCAGTCCGCACTCCCCCAACTGGTCCGGCACGGCGACGTCGACTGGCACATCCACGCGACCTCGGACGACCGCCCCCTGCACGAGCGCATCCTCGTGGAGACCGCGATGGCGATGATCGACGTGATCCGTGCCGACGAGATGAGCCGCTTCGGGCGCTGCGAGATGGAGGACTGCGACGGCATCGTCCTCGATCTGTCGCGCAACCGATCGCGCAAGTACTGCTCGGTGACGTGCACCAACCGTGCCGCCCAGGCCGCCTACCGTGCGCGACAGGCCGACGACGAGTCGTGA
- a CDS encoding toxin-antitoxin system HicB family antitoxin, whose protein sequence is MNIERYSDQLTQQLDKAAATGTPKVREAAAMLASSLEPATRLVLVEALADAAGEISRELAPGSVELRVRGKGVDFVVVAPPSALEHDATAVAEAQAEVASLAGEPASRTTLRIPDELKQRAETAAAAEGLSLNTWLARAAALHLEQGVRSRRGRAAARMTGWAKEAD, encoded by the coding sequence ATGAACATCGAGCGCTATTCAGACCAGTTGACCCAGCAGTTGGACAAGGCTGCCGCCACGGGCACGCCGAAGGTTCGCGAGGCGGCGGCGATGCTGGCGTCCTCCCTGGAACCCGCGACGCGTCTGGTCCTCGTGGAGGCGCTTGCCGACGCCGCGGGGGAGATCTCGAGAGAGCTCGCGCCTGGGAGCGTCGAGCTGCGCGTGCGGGGCAAGGGCGTCGACTTCGTCGTCGTGGCGCCGCCGTCCGCACTCGAGCACGACGCGACCGCGGTGGCGGAGGCTCAGGCGGAGGTCGCGAGCCTTGCGGGGGAGCCCGCGTCACGCACGACGCTGCGCATCCCCGATGAGCTCAAGCAGCGAGCCGAGACGGCGGCGGCGGCCGAAGGCCTGTCGCTGAACACGTGGCTCGCACGTGCCGCCGCGCTGCACCTCGAGCAGGGAGTGAGATCGCGTCGCGGCCGGGCTGCCGCGCGCATGACGGGGTGGGCCAAGGAGGCCGACTAG
- a CDS encoding Crp/Fnr family transcriptional regulator, protein MADTCVSRVPVFAGLSEDDQRTVAGLARSTRLTAGELAYSAADERSRLIVLHTGHLKIFRLSADGAEQIVRVLGPGEFTGETSILTGRSPADYAAAMDDCQVCVFRHEDLEALIRQHPGIGMRMLATVSERLAVTERRLTSLTSHGVESRVADYLLSLPATRRDGVATVDLPMAKKDVASLIDTTPESLSRALTSLAAQGLISVGAGRSISITQPAPLQRLSDGA, encoded by the coding sequence ATGGCCGACACCTGCGTCTCCCGCGTCCCCGTCTTCGCCGGACTGTCGGAGGACGATCAGCGGACGGTGGCCGGGCTGGCGCGATCCACGCGCCTCACCGCAGGGGAGCTCGCCTACTCCGCGGCCGACGAACGGTCGCGCCTGATCGTGCTGCACACGGGCCACCTCAAGATCTTTCGGCTGTCCGCCGACGGCGCAGAGCAGATCGTGCGCGTGCTGGGTCCTGGCGAATTCACCGGCGAGACGTCGATCCTCACCGGACGCAGCCCAGCCGACTACGCAGCGGCGATGGATGACTGCCAGGTGTGCGTGTTCCGCCACGAGGATCTGGAGGCGCTGATCCGGCAGCATCCAGGCATCGGCATGCGGATGCTCGCCACGGTCAGCGAGCGGCTCGCGGTCACTGAGAGACGACTCACCTCGCTGACATCGCACGGGGTCGAGAGCCGCGTCGCCGACTACCTGCTGAGCCTGCCCGCCACCCGGCGCGATGGGGTGGCGACAGTAGACCTGCCCATGGCCAAGAAGGACGTCGCGTCTCTCATCGACACGACGCCAGAGAGCCTCAGCCGTGCACTCACGAGCCTGGCGGCCCAGGGTCTGATCTCCGTGGGCGCGGGGCGGTCGATATCGATCACGCAGCCTGCGCCGCTGCAGCGCCTGTCCGACGGAGCCTGA
- the lepB gene encoding signal peptidase I, whose amino-acid sequence MTRLARVVGESMAPTYRPSDLLLTRPAGRVGAPAARGDVVVFRHGGHRMIKRVVGLPGDLVALEAGRLSINGVALAGGRAVRGAFTQSWSVPAFSYFMAGDDPETSDDSRVWENPFVAFGSVDAVVVRRLPWNRRARTLRLRRTGAAAAQAA is encoded by the coding sequence GTGACGCGTCTTGCCAGGGTCGTGGGGGAGTCCATGGCCCCCACGTACCGCCCGTCCGACCTGCTGCTCACGCGGCCGGCCGGACGCGTCGGCGCCCCCGCAGCGCGCGGAGACGTGGTGGTGTTCCGTCATGGCGGGCACCGGATGATCAAGCGCGTGGTCGGTCTTCCCGGCGATCTCGTCGCTCTCGAGGCCGGACGCCTGAGCATCAACGGCGTTGCGCTCGCGGGGGGACGTGCAGTGCGGGGAGCCTTCACGCAGTCGTGGTCGGTGCCGGCCTTCAGCTACTTCATGGCGGGCGACGACCCGGAGACGTCGGACGACTCCCGGGTGTGGGAGAACCCCTTCGTCGCTTTCGGGAGTGTCGACGCCGTGGTCGTTCGGCGGCTGCCGTGGAACCGTCGTGCACGCACCCTCAGGCTCCGTCGGACAGGCGCTGCAGCGGCGCAGGCTGCGTGA
- a CDS encoding DUF6448 family protein has translation MITMRITDLLASLRPVTVEAHCDTADGPAAKAGRTALETGNINHALAWIPADGEAELRDVFAKALQVRALGTGAAEVADRLFLETLVRIHRMGEGVAFTGLQAPGTAIDPVVAAADEAIAVNSDAELLTMVPDERRAELHDRFHAAMAAKDFDVDDVVAGRRYLAAYVHFFKYAEGEDHDHHAHAEDAHQH, from the coding sequence ATGATCACCATGCGCATCACCGACCTGCTCGCCTCGCTGCGCCCCGTCACCGTCGAGGCCCACTGCGACACCGCCGACGGCCCCGCGGCGAAGGCTGGCCGCACTGCGTTGGAGACCGGCAACATCAACCATGCGCTCGCGTGGATCCCCGCCGACGGCGAGGCCGAGCTCCGCGACGTGTTCGCCAAGGCCCTGCAGGTCCGTGCGCTCGGCACTGGCGCGGCCGAGGTCGCAGACCGGCTCTTCCTCGAGACCCTGGTAAGGATTCACCGCATGGGCGAGGGCGTGGCCTTCACCGGACTTCAGGCGCCCGGTACCGCGATCGACCCGGTGGTCGCCGCGGCCGACGAGGCCATCGCGGTGAATTCGGACGCTGAGCTGCTGACGATGGTGCCCGACGAGCGCCGAGCGGAGCTCCACGACCGCTTCCACGCCGCGATGGCGGCCAAGGACTTCGACGTGGACGACGTCGTGGCAGGACGGCGGTACCTCGCCGCCTACGTCCACTTCTTCAAGTACGCCGAGGGCGAGGACCACGATCACCACGCCCACGCCGAGGACGCCCACCAGCACTGA
- a CDS encoding magnesium and cobalt transport protein CorA has translation MSRVRDRASRLAGRRRSAVPTTADAAHGSDVGLTRFVKEGRSTPAPRGTSPADAREYGAAAPEQMALLLYPDPSAAAIRDLAEAWDLHPILVEDLLHAGQRPKLERYGDVLFLVVRSAHYDDEREEVDLAEFHVLVRPGAAAVLCQDGVWIDGTTADAVAGSDAGRILDSLLDGDLLHLGPEAIAYRLLDAIVDGYAPVLHEVGIDKEQIERQVFSGDAAVAERIYRLTQEVIDVQHATSWLVEVLDGLRGGFRKHDVAEELQTYLQDVEDHLDRIGAQTAEYREALTQILSVNSTLVAERQNEDMKKISGWAAILFAPTLVAAIYGMNFQHMPELHWSFGYPLALGVMVGFSVVLYRVFKAKRWM, from the coding sequence ATGAGCAGAGTTCGCGACAGGGCCAGCCGCCTGGCAGGCAGGCGGCGCTCCGCGGTGCCCACCACGGCCGATGCGGCCCACGGCTCGGACGTCGGCCTCACCCGATTCGTCAAGGAGGGTCGCTCGACGCCCGCGCCCCGAGGGACCTCGCCTGCGGACGCACGAGAGTACGGAGCGGCAGCGCCCGAGCAGATGGCACTCCTCCTCTATCCGGACCCGAGCGCGGCGGCAATCCGCGACCTGGCCGAGGCCTGGGATCTCCACCCGATTCTGGTCGAGGACCTTCTCCACGCCGGTCAGCGGCCCAAGCTCGAGCGCTACGGCGACGTCCTGTTCCTGGTGGTGCGCTCAGCGCATTACGACGACGAGCGCGAGGAGGTCGATCTCGCCGAGTTCCACGTGCTGGTCCGTCCGGGGGCGGCGGCCGTGCTGTGTCAGGACGGCGTGTGGATCGACGGCACGACGGCCGATGCAGTGGCGGGGTCCGATGCCGGCCGCATCCTGGACTCGCTGCTCGACGGCGATCTCCTGCACCTGGGACCGGAGGCGATCGCCTATCGACTGCTCGATGCCATCGTCGACGGCTATGCGCCCGTGCTGCACGAGGTCGGGATCGACAAGGAGCAGATCGAGCGGCAGGTGTTCAGCGGCGACGCGGCCGTGGCCGAACGGATCTATCGCCTCACCCAGGAGGTCATCGACGTCCAGCACGCGACCTCGTGGCTCGTCGAGGTGCTGGATGGACTGCGCGGCGGATTCCGCAAGCACGACGTCGCCGAGGAGCTCCAGACCTATCTGCAGGACGTCGAGGACCATCTCGACCGCATCGGCGCTCAGACCGCGGAGTACCGCGAGGCACTGACGCAGATCCTCAGCGTGAACTCCACCCTGGTGGCGGAGCGTCAGAACGAGGACATGAAGAAGATCTCGGGATGGGCGGCCATTCTGTTCGCCCCCACGCTCGTCGCCGCGATCTATGGCATGAACTTCCAGCACATGCCGGAACTGCACTGGTCCTTCGGGTACCCCCTCGCGCTGGGTGTCATGGTCGGGTTCTCGGTCGTGCTGTATCGGGTCTTCAAGGCCAAGCGCTGGATGTGA
- a CDS encoding DUF421 domain-containing protein translates to MDMSYFWTGWSPIWHTLLVGTVGYLTLVILLRGTGPRTMAKMTPLDFIIAVTLGSAFGRVVTASDVGLAQAVVALVLLVGVQWALASIRAKWPAMRRVLDTPPVLLYYDGDFQSKALHKHRLTEADVHSAVRQSGHGSLDSVQVVILHQDGSLGVIAEGSMGDGSSLLPYVERHQGDSGNAA, encoded by the coding sequence ATGGACATGAGCTACTTCTGGACCGGCTGGTCCCCCATCTGGCACACCCTGCTGGTCGGCACCGTCGGCTACCTCACGCTGGTCATCCTCCTGCGCGGGACCGGACCCCGCACCATGGCGAAGATGACCCCGTTGGACTTCATCATCGCGGTGACTCTCGGCTCAGCGTTCGGCCGCGTCGTCACGGCATCGGACGTGGGCCTCGCCCAGGCGGTCGTCGCGTTGGTGCTGTTGGTCGGGGTGCAGTGGGCCCTCGCGTCGATCCGCGCGAAGTGGCCTGCCATGCGGCGCGTGCTCGACACGCCCCCGGTGCTGCTCTACTACGACGGCGACTTCCAGTCGAAGGCCCTGCACAAGCATCGGCTCACCGAGGCAGACGTGCACTCCGCCGTCCGCCAGTCCGGCCACGGTTCGCTCGACAGCGTGCAGGTGGTGATCCTGCACCAGGACGGATCGCTGGGGGTGATCGCCGAGGGATCGATGGGTGACGGCTCAAGCCTGCTGCCTTACGTCGAGCGCCACCAGGGCGATTCCGGCAACGCCGCTTAG
- a CDS encoding AraC family transcriptional regulator, producing MIRTLNALVDLVEQDTGDGVDVAAFAREHGTTEYHLRRMFSALSQMPLSEYVRRRRMTLAGAVLVSSDVSILDVAVRYGYGSVEAFGRAFRSVHGAGPADVRRHGGPLTTQPMLRFRLSVEGSTPMDVTIAHRPAFTLAGHAAQVPLIHVGVNPHIQRHIASIAPEEHARLKALADTDPAGILAITNDVEPDAPEGSLLTYLHGVAVSASTEAPSDLDAIELEAGTWAVFRASGPFPDALQQLWASTATDWFPSNPWRQRPGPSIVRYLDLTETHVDCELWLPIEKS from the coding sequence ATGATTCGCACTCTCAACGCCCTCGTCGACCTCGTCGAGCAGGACACCGGCGATGGTGTCGATGTCGCAGCATTCGCCCGAGAGCACGGCACGACGGAGTACCACCTGCGCCGGATGTTCTCGGCCCTGTCGCAGATGCCGCTGTCGGAGTATGTCCGTCGTCGGCGCATGACCCTCGCCGGCGCCGTCCTCGTGTCCAGCGACGTCAGCATCCTGGATGTCGCCGTTCGCTACGGCTATGGCTCGGTCGAGGCCTTCGGCCGGGCGTTCAGGTCGGTGCACGGCGCCGGTCCGGCCGACGTGCGCCGTCATGGTGGTCCGCTCACCACACAACCCATGCTCAGGTTTCGCCTGAGCGTCGAAGGGAGCACCCCGATGGACGTCACCATCGCCCACCGACCTGCATTCACGCTCGCGGGACACGCGGCCCAGGTTCCGCTCATTCACGTCGGCGTCAACCCGCACATTCAGCGCCACATCGCCTCGATCGCTCCAGAGGAGCACGCGCGACTGAAGGCGCTGGCGGACACGGACCCCGCGGGGATCCTGGCCATCACGAACGATGTGGAGCCAGATGCGCCAGAGGGGTCGCTTCTGACGTACCTCCATGGTGTCGCGGTGAGTGCCTCCACCGAGGCGCCCAGCGACCTCGACGCGATCGAGCTCGAGGCCGGGACGTGGGCGGTCTTCCGCGCCAGCGGCCCGTTCCCGGATGCCCTGCAGCAGCTGTGGGCGTCGACCGCCACGGACTGGTTCCCCTCGAACCCATGGAGGCAGCGGCCGGGCCCGTCGATCGTGCGCTACCTCGACCTCACTGAGACGCACGTGGACTGTGAGCTCTGGCTTCCCATCGAGAAGTCATGA
- a CDS encoding alpha-amylase family glycosyl hydrolase, whose translation MKEPDWVEHAIWWQVFPLGFTGAEKTATAEPAEPHRLLDLVPWLDYVVELGASGLALGPIFASETHGYDTTDYFRVDPRLGTEEDVDTLIAEAHRRGLTVLLDGVFNHVGRSFGPFQEVLAHGPAADAGAWFSLQWPEGAGPGDEPEYRDFEGHHHLVALRHDEPAVADFVVEVMEHWLARGADGWRLDAAYAVPSSFWGEVTARVRRSHPDAYFVGEYIHGDYAAEVEAGGLDSTTQYELWKAVWSSLNDANFYELASAFERHNALLAAYAPLTFIGNHDVTRIASRLTHAALLPHAVVVLLTVGGTPSIYYGDEQGYRGVKEEREGGDDEIRPVFPPSPDDLSPLGRPVFALHRELIGIRRRHSWLHRATTEVLQLTNEVLAYRVASGDDALVVALNLSHEPQQVTAPGAREVLAGEATIDSDADSAEIPAREWAVLGPRSDEDASA comes from the coding sequence GTGAAGGAACCTGACTGGGTTGAGCACGCCATCTGGTGGCAGGTGTTCCCGCTGGGGTTCACCGGAGCGGAGAAGACCGCCACTGCGGAGCCCGCGGAACCCCACCGACTCCTGGACCTGGTGCCGTGGCTCGACTACGTCGTGGAGCTCGGTGCATCTGGCCTGGCGCTCGGCCCCATCTTCGCGTCGGAGACCCACGGCTACGACACCACCGACTACTTCCGGGTCGACCCCCGGCTCGGCACGGAAGAGGACGTCGACACCCTGATCGCGGAGGCCCACCGGCGCGGGCTCACCGTGCTCCTCGACGGCGTCTTCAACCACGTGGGCAGGTCCTTCGGCCCCTTCCAGGAGGTGCTCGCCCACGGCCCAGCGGCCGACGCGGGCGCGTGGTTCTCCTTGCAGTGGCCCGAGGGCGCGGGGCCGGGCGACGAGCCCGAGTACCGCGACTTCGAGGGGCACCATCACCTGGTGGCGCTCCGGCACGACGAGCCGGCCGTCGCCGACTTCGTCGTCGAGGTCATGGAGCACTGGCTGGCACGCGGCGCCGACGGCTGGCGGCTCGACGCGGCGTACGCCGTTCCGTCGTCGTTCTGGGGTGAGGTCACGGCGCGTGTGCGGCGGAGCCATCCCGACGCCTACTTCGTGGGCGAGTACATCCACGGTGACTACGCGGCGGAGGTCGAGGCGGGCGGCCTCGATTCCACGACCCAGTACGAGCTGTGGAAGGCCGTCTGGAGCTCGCTCAACGACGCGAACTTCTACGAGCTCGCCTCTGCCTTCGAGCGTCACAACGCTCTGCTCGCCGCCTACGCGCCGCTCACGTTCATCGGGAACCATGACGTCACCCGCATCGCGAGCAGGCTCACCCACGCCGCGCTCCTGCCTCACGCCGTCGTCGTCCTCTTGACGGTGGGCGGTACGCCGTCCATCTACTACGGCGACGAACAGGGCTACCGGGGCGTCAAGGAGGAGAGGGAAGGGGGCGACGACGAGATCCGGCCCGTCTTCCCGCCGTCCCCCGACGACCTCTCGCCGCTCGGCCGCCCGGTCTTCGCGCTGCATCGCGAGCTCATCGGGATCCGCCGACGGCACTCGTGGCTTCACCGCGCGACGACGGAGGTCCTGCAGCTCACGAACGAGGTGCTCGCGTACAGGGTCGCGTCCGGCGACGATGCCCTGGTGGTGGCGCTCAACCTGTCGCACGAGCCGCAGCAGGTGACGGCACCGGGTGCGCGCGAGGTCCTCGCCGGCGAGGCCACGATCGACTCCGACGCGGACTCGGCAGAGATTCCGGCACGAGAGTGGGCCGTGCTCGGCCCGCGCAGCGACGAGGACGCCTCCGCGTAG
- a CDS encoding DUF2510 domain-containing protein, whose amino-acid sequence MANAQAGWYDDGSGQQRWWDGQTWTDDFRPSPTRAGGLTGVVNRIEADAAAGAQPRPGSHGASYVVLQVVLKEKMWSAGSGNLTELEKAINAQAALGYRLHTITTAAAGSSGFGGGDRIQATMVFEKLS is encoded by the coding sequence GTGGCGAACGCTCAAGCGGGCTGGTACGACGATGGTTCCGGACAGCAGCGGTGGTGGGACGGCCAGACGTGGACCGACGACTTCCGGCCTTCACCGACTCGCGCAGGCGGGCTGACGGGGGTGGTGAATCGCATCGAAGCGGACGCCGCCGCAGGGGCTCAGCCGCGTCCGGGGTCGCACGGGGCGAGCTACGTGGTGCTCCAGGTGGTTCTCAAGGAGAAGATGTGGAGCGCGGGATCGGGAAACCTCACCGAGCTCGAGAAGGCCATCAATGCCCAGGCCGCGCTCGGGTACCGACTGCACACGATCACGACGGCTGCGGCGGGGAGCTCCGGCTTCGGGGGAGGGGATCGGATTCAGGCGACGATGGTCTTCGAGAAGCTCTCGTAG
- a CDS encoding pseudouridine synthase, with product MPPRSPLPQRHGLDAAWIRTPGTAADAPAPWATMRDFLAARLPARAMVDQMLEAGEFVDTAGRPWGGDEAYRPHTFVWFHRPLAPETPAPFPLDILDVNERFVVVDKPHFMATTPRGAHVSETALVKARLALDLPELAPAHRLDRLTAGVLVLSARREYRGAYQGVFQSGSAHKTYEAIARYDPSLEFPRRLTGRIEKRRGVIQAQIVPGEPNAETLVEVVEVRGGFARYRLTPTTGKTHQLRVQMSALGLPIVGDSLYPSIVDVAPDDFTDPLQLVARRLRFEDPIDGSQRDYSSARPLAWPST from the coding sequence ATGCCCCCGCGCTCTCCCCTGCCACAGCGCCACGGGCTCGACGCGGCCTGGATACGCACGCCGGGCACCGCGGCCGATGCGCCAGCTCCGTGGGCGACGATGCGCGACTTCCTCGCGGCTCGGCTGCCCGCGCGCGCCATGGTCGACCAGATGCTGGAGGCGGGCGAGTTCGTCGACACTGCCGGGCGCCCGTGGGGCGGGGACGAGGCCTACCGGCCCCACACCTTCGTGTGGTTCCATCGCCCGCTCGCACCGGAGACGCCGGCGCCCTTCCCTCTCGACATCCTGGACGTGAACGAGCGCTTCGTCGTCGTGGACAAGCCGCACTTCATGGCCACCACGCCACGCGGGGCGCACGTGAGCGAGACCGCTCTGGTGAAGGCACGACTGGCCCTGGACCTTCCTGAGCTGGCCCCCGCGCATCGGCTGGATCGCCTGACCGCCGGCGTGCTGGTGCTGTCTGCTCGCCGCGAGTACCGCGGCGCCTATCAGGGGGTGTTCCAATCCGGCAGCGCGCACAAGACATACGAGGCCATCGCGCGCTACGACCCCTCGCTCGAGTTTCCGCGCCGGCTCACAGGTCGGATCGAGAAGCGCAGGGGGGTGATTCAGGCCCAGATTGTGCCGGGGGAGCCCAACGCGGAGACCCTCGTCGAGGTGGTGGAGGTCCGCGGCGGCTTCGCGCGCTACCGGCTCACTCCCACGACGGGCAAGACCCACCAACTGCGCGTGCAGATGTCGGCTCTGGGGCTACCGATCGTGGGTGACTCCCTGTACCCATCCATCGTGGACGTCGCGCCAGACGACTTCACCGACCCCTTGCAGCTCGTCGCGCGGCGGCTGCGGTTCGAAGACCCCATCGATGGCAGCCAGCGAGACTACTCGAGCGCTCGTCCGCTCGCGTGGCCTTCGACCTAG
- a CDS encoding alpha/beta fold hydrolase, with protein MAQVSTGVLSGGSPYLAAGHGPPLVSALGLTPTHEAPSGMERRMAMSSAKVWGGDFRVYVVNRKQGLEPGETMSDIAGHLATGIEEEFGGPVFLTGTSTGGSVALQLAVDRPDLVSALVMIASAYRLGSRGRQIQQEMARLTRAGDAAAGWAQMWTAMMPAPLRSPMLPVARVLMRSSAPEDPNDLLVTLDAEDAFDAGEQLAEVSAPTLVIGGAKDVFYSRELFEQTAARVQNGRAHVYPGWGHGRTSTSSTTAHLALGFLLAARGA; from the coding sequence ATGGCTCAGGTGTCGACGGGCGTGCTGAGTGGAGGCAGCCCGTACCTCGCGGCCGGTCACGGTCCACCCCTGGTGTCCGCCCTCGGTCTGACCCCCACGCACGAGGCACCCAGCGGCATGGAGCGCCGGATGGCGATGTCGAGCGCCAAGGTGTGGGGTGGCGACTTCCGCGTGTACGTGGTGAACCGCAAGCAGGGCCTTGAGCCGGGCGAGACGATGTCGGACATTGCCGGACACTTGGCGACGGGAATCGAGGAAGAGTTCGGTGGCCCCGTGTTCTTGACGGGCACGAGTACCGGCGGATCCGTCGCGCTGCAGCTGGCCGTGGACCGGCCGGACCTGGTCAGCGCACTGGTCATGATCGCCTCTGCCTACCGACTCGGATCCAGGGGCCGGCAGATTCAGCAAGAGATGGCCCGCCTCACGCGGGCCGGCGATGCAGCCGCAGGCTGGGCTCAGATGTGGACGGCGATGATGCCGGCTCCCCTGCGCAGTCCCATGCTCCCCGTTGCTCGCGTACTGATGAGGTCGAGCGCGCCAGAGGATCCGAACGACTTGCTGGTCACCCTTGATGCAGAGGATGCCTTCGACGCTGGTGAGCAGCTGGCCGAGGTCAGCGCGCCCACCTTGGTGATCGGCGGCGCCAAGGACGTGTTCTATAGTCGCGAACTGTTCGAGCAGACCGCGGCACGAGTCCAGAACGGCCGTGCGCACGTCTACCCGGGCTGGGGTCACGGGCGCACGAGCACGTCGTCAACGACTGCGCACCTCGCGCTGGGGTTTCTGCTGGCGGCTCGAGGTGCGTGA
- a CDS encoding class I SAM-dependent methyltransferase yields MSPHSPSPGHSGAAAYDAVAEAYTAENDSSLLNEYYNRPAIRELLGDVAGRHVLDLGCGSGPTLVDLIDGGATAVGIDGSPALIDIARERLGPDVDLRVADLADPLPFDDGVFDDVVSSLALHYLEDWTYPLAEMKRVLKPGGRVILSVEHPFAMWLSAQHEGEKTNYFATRSRHESDIAGESVDLTFWDRSLSTMLQSFLAAGFRITHVGEPGPAPEAIEEFPDFFKDRDDPRFLAFLFVVLEA; encoded by the coding sequence ATGTCCCCACACTCACCTAGCCCAGGACACAGCGGCGCTGCCGCATATGACGCCGTCGCAGAGGCCTACACGGCCGAGAATGACTCGAGCCTTCTCAACGAGTACTACAACCGCCCCGCCATCCGAGAGCTGCTCGGGGACGTCGCCGGCAGGCATGTCCTGGACCTCGGGTGCGGCTCCGGTCCCACCCTCGTCGACCTGATCGACGGCGGCGCGACGGCGGTCGGCATCGACGGCAGCCCGGCACTGATCGACATCGCCCGTGAACGCTTGGGGCCGGACGTGGACCTGAGGGTCGCCGATCTGGCGGATCCGCTCCCCTTTGACGACGGCGTGTTCGACGACGTGGTGAGTTCGCTGGCGCTGCACTACCTCGAGGACTGGACGTATCCCTTGGCGGAGATGAAACGGGTGCTGAAGCCAGGGGGACGCGTGATCCTCTCCGTGGAGCACCCCTTCGCCATGTGGCTCTCCGCGCAGCACGAGGGCGAGAAGACCAACTACTTCGCCACGCGCAGCCGGCACGAGAGCGACATCGCCGGGGAGAGCGTCGACCTGACGTTCTGGGACCGCTCGCTCTCCACGATGCTCCAGTCATTCCTCGCCGCCGGATTCCGCATCACGCACGTCGGAGAGCCCGGACCCGCGCCGGAGGCCATCGAGGAGTTCCCGGACTTCTTCAAGGACCGTGACGACCCGCGCTTCTTGGCGTTCCTGTTCGTCGTTCTTGAGGCGTAG
- a CDS encoding pentapeptide repeat-containing protein — translation MSDVRRALASAGYGATISGLDASSSALESLAGPGLLWLDRSRFAGADLRQATLDGWHFKLCDLTGANLRGASLRGASFAGCDLTGADLRDTDLTDARFEPVGAGRGAIATRLDRAMVDPGVKLSPPGS, via the coding sequence ATGAGCGATGTCCGGCGTGCGCTGGCGAGTGCTGGCTACGGAGCCACCATCAGTGGTCTTGATGCGTCAAGCTCCGCGCTGGAGTCGTTGGCAGGGCCGGGACTGCTGTGGCTTGACCGCTCCCGTTTCGCGGGCGCGGATCTCCGTCAGGCCACCCTGGATGGCTGGCACTTCAAGCTGTGTGACCTGACGGGTGCGAACCTGCGAGGCGCCTCCCTCCGCGGTGCCTCGTTTGCGGGTTGTGATCTGACAGGGGCTGACCTGCGCGACACCGATCTGACGGACGCTCGATTCGAACCGGTGGGCGCAGGCCGTGGCGCTATCGCGACACGGCTCGACCGCGCGATGGTCGATCCCGGCGTGAAACTGTCTCCACCCGGGTCTTAG
- a CDS encoding winged helix-turn-helix transcriptional regulator yields the protein MSRSDGEIALQVDEGRSGCPINMAVEVLGDRWTLVVLRDITFGGHRRFRELMRHSVEGIASNVLADRLKRLSAIGLLSRHGDPRHRQMVDYRLTEPAIQLVPVMAQLGAWGSRWLPTSAELAIRAEVLAEGGPELWSRFMDELRDVHLDGQAPLNDGVLADLTAAYERVASSRG from the coding sequence ATGTCAAGATCAGACGGCGAGATCGCGCTGCAGGTGGACGAGGGTCGGTCGGGGTGCCCGATCAACATGGCGGTCGAGGTGCTCGGGGACCGCTGGACCCTCGTGGTGCTGCGCGACATCACCTTCGGTGGTCACCGGCGCTTCCGAGAGCTGATGCGTCATTCCGTGGAGGGGATCGCGTCCAACGTCCTGGCAGACAGGCTCAAGCGGTTGTCGGCGATCGGCCTGCTCAGTCGTCACGGAGACCCTCGCCATCGACAGATGGTCGACTATCGCCTGACCGAACCGGCGATCCAGCTGGTTCCGGTGATGGCCCAGCTTGGTGCCTGGGGATCGAGGTGGCTGCCTACCTCAGCTGAGCTCGCGATCCGTGCTGAGGTACTCGCTGAAGGCGGCCCCGAACTGTGGTCACGGTTCATGGATGAGCTGCGCGACGTGCACCTGGATGGACAAGCACCGCTGAACGACGGCGTGCTGGCAGACCTGACCGCTGCGTACGAACGCGTCGCATCCTCGCGAGGGTAG